The proteins below are encoded in one region of Maribacter aestuarii:
- a CDS encoding DUF3127 domain-containing protein produces the protein MEIEGKVKLIGETKTFGNNGFRKRELVVTTDEQYPQHILVEFVQDKCDLLNNYSVGQDVKVSINLRGREWTNPQGEVKYFNSIQGWRIESIQQNAPAEGMPPVPPMEAFEPADNLNEEDHDDLPF, from the coding sequence ATGGAAATAGAAGGAAAAGTAAAACTGATCGGGGAAACCAAAACCTTTGGAAACAATGGTTTTAGAAAGAGGGAATTGGTGGTTACGACAGATGAGCAGTACCCACAGCATATTCTTGTAGAATTTGTACAGGACAAGTGTGACTTGTTGAATAACTACAGCGTTGGCCAGGATGTAAAGGTTAGTATTAACCTTAGGGGAAGGGAATGGACAAACCCACAGGGTGAGGTAAAGTATTTTAATTCTATCCAAGGATGGCGTATAGAAAGCATACAACAAAATGCGCCTGCAGAAGGAATGCCTCCTGTACCACCAATGGAAGCTTTCGAACCCGCCGATAATCTTAATGAAGAAGATCACGACGACCTACCTTTTTAA
- a CDS encoding HIT family protein, with amino-acid sequence MSTLFTKIINGEIPSYKIAEDDSFLAFLDINPNAKGHTLCIPKVEVNKLLDLDKDTYLGLMVFSRKVGKAIERAIDCKRVGMSVIGLEVPHVHVHLIPLNDMKDATFQHKVTLTKEEFEAIASKIRSKIE; translated from the coding sequence AAATCATTAACGGAGAAATTCCTAGTTATAAAATAGCTGAAGACGATTCTTTTTTAGCCTTTCTGGATATAAATCCAAATGCAAAAGGCCATACTTTATGTATTCCTAAGGTGGAAGTAAATAAACTGTTGGACCTGGATAAGGACACCTATTTGGGTCTTATGGTATTTTCAAGAAAAGTAGGAAAGGCTATAGAAAGGGCAATTGATTGTAAGCGTGTTGGTATGTCCGTTATAGGGCTGGAAGTGCCCCATGTACATGTTCATCTCATACCTTTGAACGATATGAAAGATGCTACCTTTCAGCATAAAGTCACGTTGACCAAAGAGGAATTTGAGGCAATTGCCAGTAAAATTAGGTCTAAAATTGAATGA
- the aat gene encoding leucyl/phenylalanyl-tRNA--protein transferase, which produces MQKSTISFLTDRLEFPPLDSANSEGLLAVGGDLCSERLLLAYQNGIFPWFNDDSLIMWWSPDPRMVLFPENIKISKSMRKVMRSGQFRITKNTCFAEVVQQCAAVSRREQDGTWITRDMASAYVELHRKGYAKSYEVWENDNLVGGLYGVDLGHIFCGESMFSLSSNASKYAFIQLAKELRKKNYALIDCQLYTEHLASLGAEEIPRQEFIKILKGHDKTGQNK; this is translated from the coding sequence ATGCAAAAGAGCACTATTTCTTTCCTTACGGATCGGTTGGAATTCCCGCCTTTGGATAGCGCCAATTCCGAAGGACTTTTGGCTGTTGGGGGAGATTTGTGTTCAGAACGTTTATTGTTGGCCTATCAAAATGGTATTTTCCCATGGTTCAATGATGATTCCCTTATAATGTGGTGGAGTCCCGATCCTCGGATGGTCCTTTTCCCAGAAAATATCAAGATTTCAAAAAGCATGCGTAAGGTCATGCGCAGCGGCCAATTTAGAATTACCAAAAACACCTGTTTCGCAGAAGTCGTTCAGCAATGCGCAGCTGTCTCCCGAAGGGAACAGGACGGCACTTGGATAACCCGGGATATGGCATCGGCATATGTAGAATTACACCGAAAAGGTTATGCGAAATCCTATGAGGTTTGGGAAAATGATAATTTGGTAGGAGGGTTGTATGGGGTGGACCTTGGTCATATTTTCTGCGGGGAGAGCATGTTCAGCTTAAGCTCTAACGCCTCCAAATACGCTTTCATTCAATTGGCCAAAGAGCTCAGGAAAAAGAACTATGCTTTAATAGACTGCCAGTTGTACACGGAACATTTGGCCAGCTTAGGAGCCGAGGAGATTCCAAGGCAGGAATTCATAAAAATTTTAAAGGGACACGATAAGACTGGTCAAAATAAATAA